TTGTTCGTGACTTACAAGAGCAGAATGTTTTGTTCAAAATTGAAGAACATATGCATTCTGTAGGTCACAGTGAGCGCAGCGGCGCTGTTGTAGAGCCGTATCTTTCTACCCAGTGGTTCGTAAAAATGGGTTCGCTTGCTGAGCGCGCTATCGAAGTGCAGAAGTCTGAGGAAGGCGTGCAATTCGTTCCGGACCGCTTTGAAAAAATCTATCTGCACTGGATTGAAAACGTACGCGATTGGTGTATCTCCCGCCAGTTGTGGTGGGGTCATCGCATCCCTGCGTGGTATTGTGAAGACTGCGGAGAAATGACGGTAGCACGTGAGGACATTCATGCATGTCCGAAGTGTGCCAGCAAAAACATACAGCAGGATACCGATGTGCTGGATACATGGTTCAGCTCTGCGCTCTGGCCGTTCTCTACATTGGGCTGGCCGGACGATACAGAAGATATGAAGCACTTCTATCCAACCGATGTGCTAGTAACCGGATATGACATTATTTATTTCTGGGTTGCGCGTATGATCTTCACGGCACTTGAATTTACGGATCAGAAGCCGTTCGAGCATGTATTGATTACCGGCTTGGTACGTGATGCAGAAGGGCGCAAGATGTCCAAATCACTTGGCAACGGTGTTGATCCGATGGAGGTTATCGAGCAGTACGGTGCAGATGCCATGCGCTACATGCTGGCTACAGGATGTACGCCGGGTAACGACCAGCGTTTCCGTTGGGAGCGCGTAGAAGCGGCGCGCAACTTTGCCAATAAAATTTGGAATGCATCGCGCTTTGCGCTCATGAACATGGAAGGCTTCCGGTATGATGAGATTGATATCAGCCGCGAGAAGCTAGGAATCGCTGACAAGTGGATCTTGCATCGCCTCAATGAAACCGTAAAAGATACGACCCGTCTGCTTGATAGCTTTGAGTACGGTGAAGTAGGTCGTGTGCTTTATAACTTTATCTGGGATGAATTGTGTGACTGGTACATTGAAGTAGCAAAGCTGCCGCTGTATGGTGAGGACGAAGAAGCGAAGAAGACAACCCGCTCTGTTTTGGCCTATGTGCTTGATCAGACGATGCGTCTTTTGCATCCATTTATGCCATTTATTACAGAAGAAATCTGGCAGCACCTGCCGCATGAAGGCGAAAGTCTGATTGCTGCTTCCTGGCCGGAAGTGAAGCCGGAGCTTGAGGATGCGCCTTCTGTTCAACAAATGGAGCTATTGATGAGCGTAATCCGCAGCGTGCGCAACATCCGCGCGGAAGTAAACGTGCCGATGAGCAAGAAAATCGAGCTGTTAATTAAGGCAAATGATGAGGAAATGCTATCATACCTTGAGAGCGGAAAAGCATACATTGAACGCTTCTGCAATCCAGAAGTGCTGCATATAGGTACAGACATTGCTGCGCCAGAGAAGGCTATGTCCGCTATCGTTAGCGGTGCGGAGCTGTATCTGCCGCTTGCGGGTCTTATTGACATCGAGCAAGAAATCGCCCGTCTTACGAAAGAATTGAAATCGCTCGATGCTGAAGTAGAACGTGTACAGAAAAAGCTTGCGAATCAGGGCTTCGTAGCGAAAGCACCGGCTCAGGTGATCGAACAGGAAAGAGCCAAAGAAGCGGATTATCTAGACAAACAAGCAAAAGTGAAAGCACGAATTGAAGAGCTTAAAGGGTGAGTGAAACGTGAGTGCACAATCGTTAGAACAGGCGCTTTCCTGGCTTGCCGGACTGGAGCGTTTCTCCATCCGGCCGGGCCTTGAAAGAATGGAATATATGATGGAGAGGCTTGGACATCCTGAACGTCGCTTAAAGTTCATTCATATCGCCGGTACGAATGGTAAAGGCTCTACGGCTTCCTTTTTGCATTCGATTTTGCGAAAAGCCGGGCAGGATGTCGGATTGTTCGTATCGCCGTACATTACTTCTTTTCACGAGCGAATTCAATACAATGGACACTACATCGCAACGGAAGATCTTGTGGCACTGATCGCAAAATTAAAACCGATCGTCGAAGAGATGAGCGCAGGTGAGTTGGGAACACCGACAGAATTTGAAGTGGTAACCGCGCTTGCCCTTCTGTATTTTGCTACTGTGACATATCCTGATCTCGTAATCTGGGAGACAGGGTTAGGCGGGCGGTTGGACTCAACGAATATTGTTCATCCGCTGGCCAGCATTATCACCAATGTCGGTTTTGATCATATGAATATACTGGGAGGGGATTTACCCGCTATTGCCCGGGAAAAGGCCGGGATTATTAAAAGCGGGACCCCGATCATTACCGGACGAATGCCGGGTCAAGCGCTTGCGATTATCGAAGAGACTGCAAGCAAGCGTCAGGCAGCCATATACCGTGCAGATCAAGAATATCAGGCGGTACGGACACGAATGAACGGACATGAAGTAATGGATTTTACCGGATTGTTCGGAAGTGTGGCTGGCTGTGAACTGGGCCTTATGGGAGCGCATCAGGTTGATAATGCGGCTGCGGCATTAATGACGCTTCAGGTGCTAAATAAATACTTTGCCTTATATATTGAAGAAGAGCACATTCGTGAAGGACTCAGTGAAGCTAGATGGCCGGGGCGTTTTGAGAAAATAAGCAAGGCTCCCGATATTATTTTGGACGGTGCACATAATGCGGATGGCATACGGGCGCTGGTTCAGACCGTACGGGACTATTATCCGGGGCGTAAAGTTTCTCTTGTTTTTTCAGCGCTAGAAGATAAAAATTATGCAGAGATGGTGGAGATGCTTGCCCCGTTATGTGAGAGTGTGTGGGTAACGAAGACAAACCATCCGCGGGCGGCCCGCGCAAATGCGCTTGCTACCGCTTTTAAGAACGCCGCACCCGATCTGCCCGTGCATGTGGAAGAAGAGTGGAAAGATGCGTGGCATCAGGCGTTACATACGGTCACCTCGCAGGAGGTGCTGCTTGTGGCCGGATCACTATACTTCATATCAGATATACGAAATGAGTGGAAAGAAAACAGGAAAGCTGGTGATGAATAAGATGGACACTCAGGTGGAAAAACAGCACGAACACAAGCGAGAACATGTTCATTTTATTGGCATTGGCGGGTATGGGATGAGCGCCATTGCCCGTGTCATGCTGGATATGGGCTACCATGTCACGGGGTCCGATATGGCTCGCAAAGAACTGACGGATAAGCTGCAGAAAAAAGGCGCACAAGTATTCATCGGCCATCAGGCAGATCACATTAAAGGTGCTGATCTGGTCGTATACTCAACCGACATTCCAAAAGAGAATGTAGAACTAGTCGCTGCACAAGAACAGACCATTCCACTCATTCACCGTTCGAAGATGCTTGCGCGTCTGTTGAATGAAAAGAAAGGCATCGCTGTTGCGGGTGCACACGGAAAAACAACCACTTCATCCATGATTGCGCTGGTTATGGAGAAGACCGGAACGGACCCGACCTACATTATCGGCGGCGAAATTATGGACATCGGCAGCAATGCCAAAGCGGGTACGGGTGACTTTGTCGTCGCGGAAGCGGATGAAAGCGATGGCACCTTCCTAGAGTACTTCCCGCACATTGCGGTTATCACAAACATTGAACCGGATCATCTTGAGAACTATGACGGTGATTTCGAAAACTTGAAGAAAGCGTATCGTCAATTCCTGTCACAAGTAAAAGAAAACGGTACCGCCATCGTCTGCATCGACGATGAATATGTGGAGGATATGCTGGCGGAGCGAAAAGCCAACGTATCGCTCATCACGTATGCGATCGACAAACAGGCCGACTACATGGCCAGCAACATTGCGCCGGGTGATCGGACCATCTCTTTTGACGTCCTGCATAAAGGCCAACTGCTGGGTCGGATGAAGCTATCTGTACCGGGCATGCATAACGTATACAATGCGCTTGGAACAACAGCCGTATGTATCGAGGCCGGACTGACATTTGACGAGATCGCAAAAGCAATCCAAGCATTCCGTGGTGCGAAGCGGCGTTTTCAAGTGATTGGTGAGGTGAAGGATGTGCTCGTAGTAGACGACTATGCACATCATCCTACCGAGATTGAAGCTACACTAGAAGCGGCGCGCTCGACAAACCGCCGTACGGTGGCGATCTTCCAGCCGCAGCGGTATACGCGCACATTCTTCCTTTTGGATGCGTTCAGTAAGGCATTCAGTGAAGCTGATGAAGTGATTATCGTCGACATTTATTCTCCAGCGAATGATAAGCAGATCGAAGGTGTAAGCGCGGAGAAGCTGGTGGAGCTGATTAAAGCGAACAGTAATCCGAACGCAAAGTATATTGCTACAAAGGAAGATGTCGTGGAGTATTTGCGGGAAGATGTGAAGCCGGGTGATCTTGTGCTGACAATGGGCGCGGGAGATATCTGGAAGGCTGCGGTGCAGCTGGTCGAGGATTTGGAGAAGAAGTAAAAAAGGTTATGTGAACAACATACAAGAAGAGCCCTCTTTTGCCGATAAAGGTGAGAGAGGGCTTTTTTATATAAATTAAAATTGCATCTGATTATTCATGTTTTAACCATTCTATTTTTGACAGTTATGATTTAAGATATAGGTATAATGACCTTGTGTCTTTATGTTTTAAAAAAGGGGGGAGTGTCATGAAAAATAGAAGGCTTAAAAGTGCGCTTTCAGTTGTACTAATTTTTGCTTTGTTGCTAGGCAGCATTGTAGCGGGCATCGGATATATATACGCAAGTGAGACAATTAAAATAAGAGTGTTGGAAATTACGGATAAGAAGCAGGGAGATAATGAGCAGGAGAGAATTGAATCGGAACTTACAGATTTAGTCGGGGACAATAAATACAGTATAGAAACGATCAGCATGAAGAAATTCGTAGCTCTTCGCGAAGAGTTGGATGGAAAGTATGATGTAATTTATATAGGTAGCGGTACGTATTCGCCTGCTCCAGTGGGAGTGTATACAGGTAAGACTAAAGCTGAAAAAGAACGTGCGCATAATACGAAAGACAAAATGAATGATATTACTAACCTCAAAGCTATGGAGATCAAAAAGGACTTTATTGCAAAAGGGCAACTTGTTATCCTGCATACAGATATTCTCAAGCAAAATAATAGTAAGCTCCAAAACAACTTCAAGGAATATAGAGGGACTGCAAGTGTTGATAATGTTAAATTTGTAACGAGTAAAGAGCAGGCGATAAGTGCTATTCGTTCAGCAGAAGTTAAAAGACCGCGTATTAAAATAACCAACCAACCGAGTAATTATGATTCTGCGTCTTCGCAAATTTATAAACCGGGCGATACAGTTGCCTTTGATTTTAATATTACTAACTATGCACAACTGTCGTCTAAGAACTTGGTTGCAAATTTATATATCGATACCGATTTTAATAGGCGATATGATGCGGTTGAGATGATGGGAACAGCGGAGCTTAGAGGATCTTCTGGTAAACTTACATACCCTCTTGCAAGAGGGTACTCAGGCATGCGTTATTGGAAATTAGAAATTGTTGATAAAGATAGTGGGCTTAAAGATTACGCTACAGGAGTATTTCAATTCCGAGATAAAAAAGTGGAAGTAAAAGTGCTTCAAGTAACACAAGGTACAGCAACGACGAGCAGCTTACTTAAAGAAGAGAATATGAAGCAATCGTATCTGGAAACGCAAGATTATAAAATAAGTATTCATGTTATCAGTATGCAGAAATTTAATAGTGATGAGTATAAAGTGTTAAACGGGAAATACAACATGCTTATTTTTGGTTTTGCAGATTCATATAATAATGCTGCTATTGATGCTAAAGCAGCATTAGAGGTTAAAGATTTTATTAATACAGGGCAAGGGGTAATGTTTACCCACGATACGATCTTCGAAACGAACAATGAATGGGTTAAGAATTTTATGGACATAACAGGGCAACAGGTACCTAGAACCGATCTGGGGCATGGGGCGCCAAGCCCATCAACAAAAACTAAAAAAGTAAATGAAGGAATGATGAATCAGTTCCCGTTTCTTTTGGATAATAATGTGACGATTGCGACTACACATAACCAATATTATACATTGGATTTAGAAGATGAGAATGTCGTCCCTTGGTATAATATTATTGGTGGCAATCGAGATACAGATGACAGTTGGAATCATTACTACACATATTCGAAAGGGACGGTAACGTATTCCGGAACGGGGCATACAAATACCGGTTTCCCAGATTCAGAACAGCGGCTATTTGTTAATACGATGTATCGTGCGTTTATCGGCGCGAACCATGCTCCGGAGGTTACGGTATATACTCCTAAGGAACAAGATCGGATACGTACCATTGATCCCATAGACATCGTATACAAAATAGAAGATCTGGATTTAAAAGATGTAGATGTATATACAAAGGTATCCATCAAAGAAGTACCGCTAAAAGATAAGGGAAAGGAGCAATCCATCCCTTTTAGAAGCATCTATCCAGCACAGAGTAATGGGGGAGAAAAGGAAGGCTGGCAGAAATTAAGAAACGGTTCTCTAGTTACGATTCCTTCCTATACAATGTCAGATGATATGAAAGACGGGGGAACCGTATTTGTTGAAGTAGAGGCACAAGATAAGCAAGGGGCTCAGACGAAGAAAACCATTGAAGTCGAAGTGAAACGGGTTATCGCCAAACTAAAATTTGATAGACCTGAGAGTATAGTGGCTGAAAAAGATAAGGAGATAGCTATTCCGTATCGTGTAATTCCAGAGAAGCTGCCTATGGATTTAGGTACAAAATATCCTCATATGACCGTGAAAGATATAAAATTCAAAGAAGTCTTTCCTCCGGGATTAGAAGTTCAAATCCCAGATAAAGCTGGCTGGACACGAACCGGATCACTGGAAACGGGATATACGGTGACAGGCATATTAGGAGAAATTAAATACGAACGCGTGCAGGAAGGCAGTGCGTTCGTGTATGTTGTTCAGAACCCGCCAAATGCATTTGATATTAAGGTCATACCAAAAAGCAATCAAAAATATGTTCTAGGAAATTCAGAAATTGAGTATCTTGACCTGGATAACCAGGTAGTGGCCGGAAAGTTCAAACCTTTAATTTTGGATGCAGAAACCATTATTTCTAGTCTTACATTACGTGATATAGAGCTTGAAGTAGGCGAAGAGGCGACATTGTTTCCAAAGTCAGATCCGCAAAATGCTGATTTGCGAGGAATTCAGTGGGAGTGGACAGAAAATGTAAACTATGCCAGCAAGACAGAGAAGAATGATGGCAGTGTACTTATTAAGGGGTTAGCACCAGGCACAGCTACGATTAAAGCTAAGATCATGTCTGGTGGAAAAGAAGTCTCAACAACAAGTAGGGTTACGGTGCTAAATCCACTTAAAAAATTAACACTAACCCGCTCTTTGGATAAAAACAATGTAAGACCAAATGAAGTAGCAACGATCACGTACAATCTGGAAACAAAAGGTGTGACAGAGTATAAAGGAATTTTTCCACTTGCTTTGCCGCAGGAGAATGGTTATATAGTTAAGAATGTGTATGATTTGACCGGGTTTAAACTATATGGAAATTTTGGGGTTTTAGAGCTTCCGGAGGGAACCTTGCAGCAACAAATGCAGCAGGGATACCAGAATTCTGTTGCAGTGGGAACATGGCTGAATATGCATAATGGAAAAGATGAGTTAAATAAAATTGTTGCTCCTTTTCTTGAAAGTTCGTCAAATGTTGGAAAGGTGATTACGATACCTTTATTTGCAGAGACGAAAGATCAAGGGGTAAACTTTCAGGTTAAGGTAAATAAATTTGCCACCTTTAAGTTAGTAGGAGAAGGAGAGGGAGAATTTCTAGGTTACGGTGTTTCCGTTCCGGATCTTTCCTTTGTGGAAACATTCCCTGCTGCGCCTAATTTTGAGATCATATCTGTTCCCGCAGGTTGGTCAAAAGACGGGAACGTTGTACGCGGAAAGCCTACTTTTACGCTAAATGGTGATAAATATACGGCCACTTTTGAAATTAAAGTATCGGGTACGAAGCGTGGTACGTATGCTTTAAACCAGAGCATAGTAAGTTACACAGGTGCACAAAGCAATACATTGACAGAGCGGTTCCCGAATCTAACATTGACTGTTGAAGTTGATCCAGTTAACCCTGAATTTACCTGGCAGGCGGTCATCGTTGGAGACACAGCAATTGTAACGATTGTACCGATGGATGAAACGATTTTTGATGAGACAGAATGGCGAACAAAAAATTCCAATGGCATGTGGAATGATGGGGTGTTTACTACAGGGAAATTTAATACAAAGACCATGGCTATTGACCTTCTGAAGGATGAAAAGGGAAAACCTATTACCACACCTTTTGGAATTTGGGCGAAAACACCAGGTATAGGGGAGAAAAAAGTGGATATCCCATTAGAACCTCTAGGAACGGCGTCTCCACCTGGAGGCGAGGGTGGGCAGCATCCTTATATTGATCTTGATATAACAGCAACTACACAACCAGGTAAAGATGAAAACCGAGCGGCGCAAGTCAATATGATATATAAGCTTAAGCCGGGTGTGTCTATTCCAGAATGGTTGACAATAAGTATACCAAAGGCTGGATATACAATTGAAGAAGAGGGTCGAGAAGTTGTTAGGTTTACGGAATTTGATACAAGCGACAAAAATATTATGGATGCTCCTATTCAGAATATCCGCCTGATTAAAACAGCAGATGGAAAAACGCATACGTATACTGTTAAAGTAAAAGTATATCCCACATATACAATTCAACTGCCTGGGCTCTCACCTATCGTGAAGCGCTCTGATGACAGTGAGGCAGATATGCTTCCAAAAGTTGAGAAAGTTACTGTTACAGTAAAAGCCAAAGCAAACCTAAATTAAATGAAAAAGGACCGGAATTCCCCCGGTCCTTTTTCGTGTGCTTATAAAATTACAGCGAATTTGTTAAGGTGCAAATTGTACGGTGGAAGGCATGCTGCCTTTCGGGTTGTATTCAATATCATACGCATCCAAAAAGAATGTATCGCCAGCCGGCAGGCCGTAGGTATTCGCCTCAAATATCTTTCGGTTGAACTGGATGGTAAACCTAGAGGCAAGGTAATTCGGGTTACTATCCTTGTAGATTTCCTGAGTGAGTTCGCGTTTCGTATTAAACTCTAGATAGCCTTGTTCTCCCGTTGCAACGCCACCATAAATTCGATTAAAGGAGTTGATAGAATAGATGTGCAAGGCTGATTCAGAATAAAGAAAGGCGGACAGTGGTTTAAATGAACTTGTTCCTTCCCCTTTCCATTTAGCTAGATAAGCATTCATGCTTTCACTATCCTGTTTTATATTGCGTGCAGTTAAGTTAATTTTTCCTGAAGCGATAATAGCAAGATTCTTATTGTTGATATTTTCAATCTCACGAATGACGACATCGCCGTCTACATATATTGTCCCTGTGATATCTATATTTCCGACAATATCAAGGTTTCCTTTAATATAAATGGTTCCTTCAAACGTAAATGGCTTACCGGAGGCACCATCTTTAAAAGCCGCTAAATGCCCCATCTCCACTGTTGCTTTCCCGTCCGGCATGGTATCGGAAGGGCCAATATACAACTGTCGAACATCATTTATCAATTTTTGCCCTGATAGACGAACAGTAAGAGGCACAGGTGCGTTAGGGTCTGTGATAGACAACGGTTCTGAGCGAATCACAAGCTTTTTATCTGAAAGCGGGGGAATGTTCTCTATTATATCAAAACCGTCATCTTCTCCCTGTTCAAAAGAGATAGGCTGATCAGGTGAAACTTCAAAACCGGATGTGGTAGAACCTGCATGATGCGATTGATTGTCATTAACCATCTTCTCTTTTATAAAATCGTGTACCGTTTCTTTTGCGGCTGCTGGTGCACTAGAGCTTCCAGGGTCAAATGTTAGCTTGGTTGTCGCCACTTTTTGCTCGGCTACTCGCTCAACAATAGGAGGCTCATAACCTGGAACATAAGGCATTTCTTTTGGTGCAGACAGTTCGGTTTTCGTACTGCCTACAGGAAGCTCCTTAGGCGTGAAGATATCAACAGATTTTAATGTTGTTCTATTTAGAGACGTAATGTCTCTAATATTTAAGAAATTTTCACTATGTGGATCGGGTTCAGGCTTTGTGACAGCATCAACCACACTCAGTTCTCCGGCATCAGAAAGAAAAAGTGTCCCATCTATATAAGGTTGATTACGGTTCGACTGTTTAGGCCCTCCAAGATCATTCGGATCATCGGTTCCTGTCTTTCCTTCGTTTTCTATGAGGTAACGGTAGTCTTTTGATACAAGAACATTGCCTGCCGCCGCGTTGCCAATAATATTTGTACCGCCGAACAATCGAAGCCCCTTCGGACTGCTTACTGCGTAGTGAAAGGGAGCAGGTACAGTATTAATATATATGGTTGACGTCAACAGTATCCGTTTTGCCTTTCCTGTTTCATTAATGGCACGGGGAGGCAGGCCAAGAGCATACAGGGTGATCTTTTTTACATAGGGCTGGCTGGGCTGCTGTGGATCATTCGTATAAGGCAGCGCCACGGGTTCCAATTTGTATCCGAGTGCAAACCCACCTCGATTTTCTCCGGGAAGCGTGTATTTTTGATAAGGACCGCCGTTATTTGCTAGCGTGATTTTGCTTGCAACTTCATCTAGCTTATTTGAGACAAACGTATCTACGACTGTACTATTTTTATATCCACTTGTTTTAATAGGACTGCTCACATCATTTAATTCTTTCTCCAACTGCTTTTTAAAATAAGCCAGACCCATGTCAGCAAACATCTTTCCTTGAATCTCATCATCGGCAAAGGCTCGCTGCTTTCCGCCCTGGACAAGAAAAGAAGAGATACTGAGCCCTAATACCATGAATAAAATTAAAATGAAAAATACAATAAGCAAAGCGCCGCCGCGTTCGTTGACTATTTTATTCAAATTCCTCACTCCTGAGAAAGACTGTTTACTGAAATTTCGGTTCGCACCATATAAATATAGTTGAAAAGGACATTGCTTTCTATAGAGGAAGTTCCTCCGCTTGATATAGGCTGTATTGTTTCAACTTCCTCCTTGATTTCCTGTAAGTTAGTAAAAGCTGTTTTTTGTCCGTTTTGTATATTTCCATTATTTTGTGCCTTGGGTGCAATAATTAAGTAGACAGCAACCTTCTTGCTATTTGGATTGGTGTTACCTTCCATAATGCGGAAAAGTCCGTAGACCAAATATGACGGGTCATAAGAAAAGGACGAATATATGCCCGTCGATGGAGCAAGCTGAAAGAGCTTCTTATTAAGTATAGAAACAGGCACTTTTTCTGTAGAAGAGCTAGGTAGTGTTTCATAGTTTACCTCTCTCTTATAAGTTGCAATTGCTTTTTTGAAGGATGAACTGTCCGTTTCCGATACAATATGTGCGGATCTCAATATAGCAAATATGTCCTCTTTGCTATTCGTGTTATCTGTTCCATCATCCAAGTCAAAGTAAGAGGCATCTTGCAATGTATTCATGATATCGCCAATAATAAAGTCAGCTTCATTACGTAAGGAGGTCTGTACTTGAGTTTTCCCGTATGTTGTAATTCCGGACAGGTAGACGGAAGAAAGCGGAATGAGAATGACGATAAAAATTGTTAAGCTTGCCAAGAGCTCAACTAATGTAAGTCCTGCTTCGTTCCGTACGTATCGACATATAGATTTTCTCATATGCATTCCCCAGTTCATTCCGTGATTCCTGTGCTTAGGCGTGCCAGCACAGAAGTGGGAGTATTGGCTTCTCTAACAGTAACAGTAATCAGAAGCATTACATTATTTTCAATCTTATTTTCTGGATCATTTTCTCCAGCGTCAGAGATCTCGATGGATTGTATATATGATCGTCCATTTAAAGTTTGCGGCTCTGTGAGATTGATGGTAAGAGGAGTTGAGCTCACCAAGGGGGCAAGGGTCTGATAATTCAATCGAGAATGATCTGCAATAACCGCTCCACCTTGTACTTCCATTTTAGTAGAAGTGAATTCTAAAGTGCCGCTCTTCCATTCTTCTGCGGTCTGCCTAGCAAGGTTCATTGCAATCATACGATTATCCTGTGATTTGGATAACGTATAATTTTGTGTAAAAAAACTGCCGAATAATAAAAGAGAGATAGAAAGAATAACAATTGATGCGACTACTTCAACTAAGGTAAGCCCTTTTTCTTCTTTAAGAATCCCCATTTTTGCACCTCCCGACTTGATTCGATTTTACCATGAAAAGGACCTGTAGAATATCCGTTACATAATTGTTATAGAAATCATAGGTTTTATGAAGGAAATAAGACTTAAAAAACGAATATAGATAGTTCTTCTTGATTTTGTTAATAAAGGTGGTCTCTGAAATGTTATCGGGTATAAGCGGTTATTATGTTATTTACTTTTTATGTACCGGTTTACTGTTTCTTTTGTTCCGGAAGCATATACAGGAAAAACGATCAACGTTGGTTGCTTTTCTTATTGCTGTAGGCACTGGTCTAATGCTTCCATTTCTTTTACTAGGCGTAGGAGAAACAATCACTGGGTTTGTCGCTGCTTTTGTTTTATTGATACTTATTTTTTTTCGTCTGCCTTCCGAGAAAAGCAGCGTGCAGGATGAAGCTGACAGTACACAGGAGAGCGATGATAAAAATCAAGAGGATACCTCCGATGATGAAGCAGCAGTAGCCAGTGACTTGGCTATGCAAGATATAGTGATAGAAGAAGAGATGTCTGCACGGGATACAGTACAGGAGGGAGATGCTCAAGAGGCGATCGATAGGTTGTTAGCGGAAATGTCTCTTCAGCAGAGTTCTCTTGAGCAGCCGCCTACAGTATCGGAGGAAGAAATTCCAGCCTTATCAGAAACTGCAACGGTGCATCCACAAGAATCCGTTCTTTCGATTGATGTTGACTATCTTTTAGAAGATGAAGTATCTGAGCCTGAGAGCGCTGAGCACACAGTCAAATTCGAAGATGAAACAAAAGAGCCGGAAGAGGAAATTATCTACCCTGAGGAAGAAGTAATGGATGAAGAGTTACGTTTTGAAGAGAATGTACCAAACACTGCTCCTCTAGAGCATCGAGAACGATCAGAATCAGATGAAGAGCAGGATGAAGAATACTTTTACCGACTTCAGCAGGTTATGAATGAGGAAACAAAGTAGGCAGTGTTGTTACTAATGCGAAGTAGAGAGAGG
This window of the Aneurinibacillus sp. REN35 genome carries:
- a CDS encoding DUF5057 domain-containing protein, which gives rise to MKNRRLKSALSVVLIFALLLGSIVAGIGYIYASETIKIRVLEITDKKQGDNEQERIESELTDLVGDNKYSIETISMKKFVALREELDGKYDVIYIGSGTYSPAPVGVYTGKTKAEKERAHNTKDKMNDITNLKAMEIKKDFIAKGQLVILHTDILKQNNSKLQNNFKEYRGTASVDNVKFVTSKEQAISAIRSAEVKRPRIKITNQPSNYDSASSQIYKPGDTVAFDFNITNYAQLSSKNLVANLYIDTDFNRRYDAVEMMGTAELRGSSGKLTYPLARGYSGMRYWKLEIVDKDSGLKDYATGVFQFRDKKVEVKVLQVTQGTATTSSLLKEENMKQSYLETQDYKISIHVISMQKFNSDEYKVLNGKYNMLIFGFADSYNNAAIDAKAALEVKDFINTGQGVMFTHDTIFETNNEWVKNFMDITGQQVPRTDLGHGAPSPSTKTKKVNEGMMNQFPFLLDNNVTIATTHNQYYTLDLEDENVVPWYNIIGGNRDTDDSWNHYYTYSKGTVTYSGTGHTNTGFPDSEQRLFVNTMYRAFIGANHAPEVTVYTPKEQDRIRTIDPIDIVYKIEDLDLKDVDVYTKVSIKEVPLKDKGKEQSIPFRSIYPAQSNGGEKEGWQKLRNGSLVTIPSYTMSDDMKDGGTVFVEVEAQDKQGAQTKKTIEVEVKRVIAKLKFDRPESIVAEKDKEIAIPYRVIPEKLPMDLGTKYPHMTVKDIKFKEVFPPGLEVQIPDKAGWTRTGSLETGYTVTGILGEIKYERVQEGSAFVYVVQNPPNAFDIKVIPKSNQKYVLGNSEIEYLDLDNQVVAGKFKPLILDAETIISSLTLRDIELEVGEEATLFPKSDPQNADLRGIQWEWTENVNYASKTEKNDGSVLIKGLAPGTATIKAKIMSGGKEVSTTSRVTVLNPLKKLTLTRSLDKNNVRPNEVATITYNLETKGVTEYKGIFPLALPQENGYIVKNVYDLTGFKLYGNFGVLELPEGTLQQQMQQGYQNSVAVGTWLNMHNGKDELNKIVAPFLESSSNVGKVITIPLFAETKDQGVNFQVKVNKFATFKLVGEGEGEFLGYGVSVPDLSFVETFPAAPNFEIISVPAGWSKDGNVVRGKPTFTLNGDKYTATFEIKVSGTKRGTYALNQSIVSYTGAQSNTLTERFPNLTLTVEVDPVNPEFTWQAVIVGDTAIVTIVPMDETIFDETEWRTKNSNGMWNDGVFTTGKFNTKTMAIDLLKDEKGKPITTPFGIWAKTPGIGEKKVDIPLEPLGTASPPGGEGGQHPYIDLDITATTQPGKDENRAAQVNMIYKLKPGVSIPEWLTISIPKAGYTIEEEGREVVRFTEFDTSDKNIMDAPIQNIRLIKTADGKTHTYTVKVKVYPTYTIQLPGLSPIVKRSDDSEADMLPKVEKVTVTVKAKANLN
- a CDS encoding polymer-forming cytoskeletal protein is translated as MNKIVNERGGALLIVFFILILFMVLGLSISSFLVQGGKQRAFADDEIQGKMFADMGLAYFKKQLEKELNDVSSPIKTSGYKNSTVVDTFVSNKLDEVASKITLANNGGPYQKYTLPGENRGGFALGYKLEPVALPYTNDPQQPSQPYVKKITLYALGLPPRAINETGKAKRILLTSTIYINTVPAPFHYAVSSPKGLRLFGGTNIIGNAAAGNVLVSKDYRYLIENEGKTGTDDPNDLGGPKQSNRNQPYIDGTLFLSDAGELSVVDAVTKPEPDPHSENFLNIRDITSLNRTTLKSVDIFTPKELPVGSTKTELSAPKEMPYVPGYEPPIVERVAEQKVATTKLTFDPGSSSAPAAAKETVHDFIKEKMVNDNQSHHAGSTTSGFEVSPDQPISFEQGEDDGFDIIENIPPLSDKKLVIRSEPLSITDPNAPVPLTVRLSGQKLINDVRQLYIGPSDTMPDGKATVEMGHLAAFKDGASGKPFTFEGTIYIKGNLDIVGNIDITGTIYVDGDVVIREIENINNKNLAIIASGKINLTARNIKQDSESMNAYLAKWKGEGTSSFKPLSAFLYSESALHIYSINSFNRIYGGVATGEQGYLEFNTKRELTQEIYKDSNPNYLASRFTIQFNRKIFEANTYGLPAGDTFFLDAYDIEYNPKGSMPSTVQFAP
- a CDS encoding PilW family protein produces the protein MNWGMHMRKSICRYVRNEAGLTLVELLASLTIFIVILIPLSSVYLSGITTYGKTQVQTSLRNEADFIIGDIMNTLQDASYFDLDDGTDNTNSKEDIFAILRSAHIVSETDSSSFKKAIATYKREVNYETLPSSSTEKVPVSILNKKLFQLAPSTGIYSSFSYDPSYLVYGLFRIMEGNTNPNSKKVAVYLIIAPKAQNNGNIQNGQKTAFTNLQEIKEEVETIQPISSGGTSSIESNVLFNYIYMVRTEISVNSLSQE
- a CDS encoding type IV pilus modification PilV family protein, which translates into the protein MGILKEEKGLTLVEVVASIVILSISLLLFGSFFTQNYTLSKSQDNRMIAMNLARQTAEEWKSGTLEFTSTKMEVQGGAVIADHSRLNYQTLAPLVSSTPLTINLTEPQTLNGRSYIQSIEISDAGENDPENKIENNVMLLITVTVREANTPTSVLARLSTGITE